The sequence CGGACGAGGTGACGATGTCCTCGTCCTCGCCGCCCTTCGGGACGAGCAGCGGTGTGTACCGGCCGTGCCGGAGCCGCCACGCCGCGGTGTCCCCGATCTGCACCATGCCGACCTTGAGCTGCCCGTCGGGCAGCGCCTCGACGGTGCCCGCCACCAGCGTCGTCGCCAACTGCCTCTGGGTCTCGTGACGTTGGGCGTCCGTCGGGTCGGCGCCCCCGCTGGTGCGCAGGAACAGCTGCCAGGCGGCGGCGCTCAGCACCCGCTCCCAGTCCGGTTCGGTCCCGCCCTTGTCCAGCTCGGTCAGCAGATAGCGCACGGCGGCCCGGCTGGCGAGCGCCGCGCCGACGTGGGAGAGCGGCGCGCTGGAGACCCCGTCCGCCACCGCGAACACCACGGTCCCGGACGGCAGATGCACGGCGATGGCGAGGTCGTCCTGCCGCGGCCTCCCGTCGAAACGGTGCGCGTCCCCGCGTACGGAGGCGAGCCGCACCGTGATCCGCGGGGTCGACCAGCCGTCGTACACCGTGTCCGGGCGGTAGGGATCGACGGGCGGCGGCTTCGGCTCGAATACGGGAGCGGCGCGGCCGACGACGATCCGGTCCCACCGGCCGGGCAGCGGCGGACCGGGCCGACCGGGCTGCGCGGGCGGCTCGGGCCGCACGGGCTGCTCCCCGCCGGCGTACGAAGGCGGCTGCCGTACGTACGGCTGCCGTTGCGGGACGTACACCGGCTCCCCGTAGCGCCGCGTGCCTGCCCGGGGGTACTCCGGGGCATCGCGGGAGCCAGCCGCGTCCGGGCCGCCGTCCGGCTCCGTCCCGCCGGGACGCCGTTCACCGGGCCCGGGTGCGTCCGGCCCCGGCCCACCGGGCCCCTGTGCGTCCGGCCACCGCGCCTCCGGCACTCCCGCGCCGTCGTCCGGCAGCCGCTCGTCCTTCCTCCGCCCGAACCGCATGCTCACACCTCGTCGATCGCGAGCCGGAAGCCTTCGGGCCTCTCCACCACCAGTTCGGCACTGCCCGCCGCCATCGCGTTGCCCGACTCGACCACACTCTTGGTCAGGGCGGTGAAGAACTTCGCGATGGCCGGGCCGAGTTGCGCACCCGGCATGGAGACGAAGGCGAACTGCGCCTGGGTGGCGACGCCGAGAATGGTCTCCGCCTGCGCCTGACCGATGCCGCACGCGATGATGTTGGGCGCCGCCGCGGTCACCGTCCGGTCGACGAGCTTGCGGTGCGTCGCCTGCCAGTCCTCACCGTGGTTGGGCTGACCGTCGCTGAGGAAGAACACCGCGGGCCTGTGCACCCGGTAGCCCTGGCTCTTGAGCGTGCGCACGTCCTGCGGGATGCGCGACAGGAGCGCCGCGAACGCCGCCTCGTAACTCGTACCGCCGTTCGCCACGAGCCGGGGCAGTTCGTTCTCGGACCTCAGATCGGCCAGTATCAGCCGCTCGGTGACGCTGTTGGAGAAGCCCAGCACGGAGAACCGCACCTTGGCCGCCGCCATCGGTTCACCGATCAGCGACTGGTGCAGCGAGGCCATTCCCGCATTGAGGTCACCCACGTACGGGTTCATCGATCCCGACTCGTCCGCCAGCACGTACACCGGCAGCAACTGCCCCCGTGTCTCAGCCATGAGCGTGTTCCCTTCTTCGTCCTGCTACGAGAGAGCCGTGCCGGGGGTCAGCCCCTCCGGGCACGACAGCTGAAGTTCCATCGCGCCCGCCAGCGCACTGCGTCCGATGCTCAGCACGGTGTTCTGCAGGAGTACGGAGAACTGCACCGACGACCTGACGAGATCCGAGTCCGGCACCGCCACCACACCCAGTTCGGGGCGGCTCGCGAGACGCCCGACCAGGGAGGGTTCGGCAGCCGCACCGATCCCGCAGACGATGAGGTGGGGGTGGTAGTGGTGCCGCATCAGCTCGGCGTGGACGGCCGGCCACTCGCCGCCGTCCTCGGGCGGCCGGGTCGTCAGGAAGAAGACGACCGGCCGGTACACCCGCTCCACCTGTTCCTTGAGCCGCTCGGTCTCCATCGGCAGCAGCTCCAGGAGGCGCTGGAACACCGGCCGGTACCGGCACTCCGTGCCCGCCCGCAGATCCGGTACGCCGGTCCCCCAGGTCATCTCCACCAGCGGCACCAGCACCTCGGCGCGCTCCGCGTAC is a genomic window of Streptomyces sp. NBC_01237 containing:
- a CDS encoding protein phosphatase 2C domain-containing protein, with protein sequence MRFGRRKDERLPDDGAGVPEARWPDAQGPGGPGPDAPGPGERRPGGTEPDGGPDAAGSRDAPEYPRAGTRRYGEPVYVPQRQPYVRQPPSYAGGEQPVRPEPPAQPGRPGPPLPGRWDRIVVGRAAPVFEPKPPPVDPYRPDTVYDGWSTPRITVRLASVRGDAHRFDGRPRQDDLAIAVHLPSGTVVFAVADGVSSAPLSHVGAALASRAAVRYLLTELDKGGTEPDWERVLSAAAWQLFLRTSGGADPTDAQRHETQRQLATTLVAGTVEALPDGQLKVGMVQIGDTAAWRLRHGRYTPLLVPKGGEDEDIVTSSVVALPRVPAGPAVHRHVLPPDATLLVGTDGFGDPLGDGTGQIGRMLAEQLSRPPREPRTLAHLLDFSRETFDDDRTLLAVWPRHRLQEPRP
- a CDS encoding vWA domain-containing protein, which codes for MAETRGQLLPVYVLADESGSMNPYVGDLNAGMASLHQSLIGEPMAAAKVRFSVLGFSNSVTERLILADLRSENELPRLVANGGTSYEAAFAALLSRIPQDVRTLKSQGYRVHRPAVFFLSDGQPNHGEDWQATHRKLVDRTVTAAAPNIIACGIGQAQAETILGVATQAQFAFVSMPGAQLGPAIAKFFTALTKSVVESGNAMAAGSAELVVERPEGFRLAIDEV